AACGCCATAATTAAAATTTTGCCAAAGATACATTAATAATGGAAAAAACCGGAAAACTTGGTTCTCCGGTTATTCACAAATTTTTATTTTTCTCTGGGTTCCAGCCAGTAAAGTTCGTAACCGAAATAGTTGTAGACATCAGTAAGATATTCATAGCTAGGTGTTTCAGGCCAGTTTTCTGCAACGAATCCGGGAGCTTCATGCAGTCTTTCCATTGATACATCAAGTGTTAAAGAATCTCTTTCTGGGGTCAATTCAAGTGCTCCGAACGGTACTGCATATAATTTTTCACCCATTCCGAGAAAACCTCCATGTGTTAGAATCGCATATGAGGCCGCTCCATATTCCATGTCAATAATTATATCTTTAATACGGCCCAACTCTTCATTTTCAAAGTTTTTTACTTTGG
The nucleotide sequence above comes from Sporocytophaga myxococcoides. Encoded proteins:
- a CDS encoding PRC-barrel domain-containing protein; protein product: MIRGGEGPRLIPAGDLIGTKVKNFENEELGRIKDIIIDMEYGAASYAILTHGGFLGMGEKLYAVPFGALELTPERDSLTLDVSMERLHEAPGFVAENWPETPSYEYLTDVYNYFGYELYWLEPREK